The Ochrobactrum quorumnocens genome has a segment encoding these proteins:
- a CDS encoding alpha/beta hydrolase: MSKFDANRSFRRTGKGVYDMDDLRFRTQKMLEFAQAIRDQNDGREIYALSYSYGASILASMLFDDPRLFERAALMHPLISNTPNPRPVLSSKRILITAGQHGPISPLKLSRSVVGWLQAQGANVEAFIAPADMKSVLLN; encoded by the coding sequence GTGTCGAAATTTGATGCAAACCGCTCTTTTCGCCGTACCGGTAAAGGCGTCTATGATATGGATGATTTACGCTTCCGCACCCAAAAAATGCTGGAGTTTGCCCAAGCTATCCGTGATCAAAATGACGGCCGCGAAATCTACGCACTGAGCTATTCGTACGGGGCGAGTATTCTTGCGTCTATGCTGTTTGATGATCCGCGGTTGTTCGAACGTGCAGCACTGATGCACCCGCTGATTTCTAACACGCCAAACCCACGGCCCGTATTATCCAGTAAACGCATTCTGATAACTGCGGGTCAGCATGGTCCAATTTCCCCGCTGAAGCTTTCGCGATCCGTGGTCGGCTGGTTGCAAGCACAGGGAGCGAATGTCGAAGCGTTTATTGCACCAGCGGACATGAAATCCGTCCTGTTGAATTGA
- a CDS encoding DUF1801 domain-containing protein has product MARKASSRETAYDKPVLLSGGNPQIPKADGNDPVQAYIAAMPGWKRDVGQKLDAIIERLVPHVSKKVRWNTPFYGVGDGTSFTAFHCMTKYIKVTFFKGTDLQPVPSEPSKHACVRYFHIFEPGDFDEVLFVDWIKQASDLPGEKI; this is encoded by the coding sequence TTGGCAAGAAAAGCTAGTTCTCGCGAAACAGCTTATGACAAGCCGGTTCTTCTCAGTGGGGGAAATCCGCAAATACCAAAGGCCGACGGCAACGACCCCGTTCAGGCTTATATCGCAGCGATGCCCGGTTGGAAGCGAGACGTCGGTCAGAAGCTGGACGCTATCATCGAGCGTTTGGTGCCGCATGTTTCGAAAAAGGTGCGGTGGAACACACCATTTTATGGAGTGGGTGACGGCACATCATTTACTGCGTTCCACTGCATGACGAAATACATCAAAGTCACTTTTTTCAAAGGTACAGACCTTCAACCCGTACCGTCAGAACCGTCAAAGCACGCCTGTGTGCGATACTTTCATATATTTGAACCCGGAGACTTTGACGAAGTGCTGTTCGTAGACTGGATCAAGCAAGCCAGCGACTTGCCCGGCGAGAAAATCTAA
- a CDS encoding PLP-dependent aminotransferase family protein, with the protein MDLVQTHVSETIFFIDRESGLGLQAQLRETVVSAVLAGRIVPGAQLPSTRRLAIYLNISRITVTLAYQELVSQGYMEAVDRSSYRIARNPPGRALVTDQLPSQASEVDWSRKVALDFSVVRQVEKPLDWRRYPYPFLYGQMDPTLFDLNAWRDCNRRALAREDFISMASDFAAADDVQLVNYICSRTLPRRGIHANPDEILVTVGAQNALWIVTRLILGNGTTAVCENPCHPDISASLLLSGADVTTINVDSEGLPPDNLPPATDAVFVTPSHHSPTGATMPIDRRMKLLQAAAEKDFVIVEDDYEFEISFLAPPSPALKSFDTAGRVLYIGSFSKSLFPGLRLGYLVAPAPFIRQARALRSLMLRHPPGHLQRTAAYFLALGHYDAVLHRMRTEYHKRHVLMAENLEKQGLVVAGSSSFGGTSFWMEGPKGLDADRLVRELRQHGVLIESGSPFFPRNEAACRFFRMGYSSIPSSNISVGVARVKAAIDVHFRGDS; encoded by the coding sequence ATGGACCTCGTGCAAACTCATGTCTCCGAGACAATCTTCTTCATCGACCGCGAAAGCGGTTTGGGGCTTCAAGCTCAGCTGCGAGAAACAGTTGTCTCGGCGGTTCTCGCCGGACGCATCGTGCCCGGCGCACAACTGCCTTCTACACGTCGACTTGCCATCTATCTGAACATTTCGCGCATTACCGTTACACTTGCTTATCAAGAACTGGTCTCTCAAGGTTATATGGAAGCGGTTGATCGAAGCTCGTATCGCATCGCACGCAATCCGCCGGGCCGAGCACTTGTAACCGATCAATTGCCCTCTCAAGCTTCAGAAGTCGACTGGTCCCGCAAGGTTGCGCTCGATTTCAGTGTAGTGCGCCAGGTTGAAAAGCCGCTCGACTGGAGACGCTATCCCTATCCGTTTCTCTATGGCCAGATGGACCCGACTCTCTTCGATCTCAACGCATGGCGCGATTGCAACCGGCGCGCACTGGCGCGCGAAGACTTTATCTCGATGGCAAGTGATTTTGCGGCTGCTGACGATGTGCAACTTGTCAATTATATTTGTTCGCGCACCCTCCCTCGACGCGGTATCCACGCCAATCCTGACGAGATCCTTGTAACGGTCGGTGCACAAAATGCCTTGTGGATAGTGACGCGGCTGATACTTGGCAACGGCACAACCGCCGTTTGCGAGAACCCTTGTCACCCCGATATTAGCGCTTCACTTCTATTAAGTGGTGCGGATGTTACCACCATCAATGTCGATTCCGAAGGCTTGCCCCCGGACAATCTGCCGCCAGCAACAGACGCCGTCTTCGTCACCCCCAGTCACCACTCTCCGACAGGCGCAACGATGCCAATCGACCGCCGTATGAAGCTCCTTCAAGCGGCTGCGGAAAAGGATTTCGTCATTGTTGAAGACGATTATGAATTCGAGATCAGCTTTCTTGCGCCACCCTCCCCGGCCCTCAAATCTTTCGATACGGCAGGCCGAGTGCTCTACATAGGCAGTTTCTCGAAATCACTCTTTCCCGGCTTGCGCCTCGGCTATCTCGTTGCACCTGCACCCTTTATTCGTCAAGCGCGTGCTCTGCGCTCGCTGATGTTACGACATCCGCCGGGGCATCTCCAACGCACCGCCGCATACTTCCTTGCCCTCGGGCATTACGACGCCGTATTGCATCGCATGCGTACCGAGTATCACAAACGGCATGTGTTGATGGCCGAGAATCTCGAGAAACAAGGTCTTGTGGTAGCAGGATCCTCATCTTTTGGCGGCACTTCGTTCTGGATGGAAGGACCGAAGGGGCTGGACGCGGATCGGCTGGTGCGAGAGTTGCGGCAACACGGGGTACTCATAGAATCCGGCTCCCCCTTTTTTCCACGCAATGAAGCCGCATGTCGCTTTTTCCGTATGGGATATTCTTCTATACCAAGCAGTAATATATCTGTGGGGGTGGCCCGTGTTAAAGCCGCGATCGATGTTCACTTTCGAGGCGACAGTTGA
- the tauA gene encoding taurine ABC transporter substrate-binding protein, with the protein MLFRTIKSLAATASIVAGALASNAAYAETRLVVGYQQIVGPFIAAIADGRFDAAAKEAGYAIDWRQFSSAGDITTALASGDVPIGVIGSTGTASAATRGVELQLFWVLDNIGKSEALVARDGSGIETPADLKGKKVAVPFVSTSHFHLLVGLNQVWKVDPKEVEILNLKPPQIVAAWQRGDIDAAYVWPPALSVIQKTGKTISDSEVIGAASVPTFDGLVVDKKWAEQNTKFMEAFTKVLAQSYADYNADKAAWTEDSAPVKGIVKLIGGDGASTVEALGLLSFPNADEQASDTWLGGGAVRALNESAKFLAEQKQISKALDDYSPFVNADFAKTAAK; encoded by the coding sequence ATGCTTTTCAGGACTATTAAGAGCCTGGCGGCCACGGCGAGTATTGTCGCGGGCGCTTTGGCATCGAATGCGGCATATGCTGAAACTCGACTGGTCGTCGGTTATCAACAGATTGTGGGCCCATTCATCGCCGCGATCGCCGACGGCCGCTTTGACGCCGCAGCTAAAGAAGCGGGCTACGCCATAGATTGGCGTCAGTTCAGCTCCGCTGGCGATATTACAACAGCACTCGCCTCCGGCGATGTTCCGATCGGTGTGATCGGTTCTACCGGCACAGCATCGGCGGCGACGCGCGGTGTCGAGTTGCAGCTCTTCTGGGTTCTCGACAATATCGGGAAATCTGAAGCACTCGTTGCCCGCGATGGGTCAGGTATTGAGACACCTGCTGATCTCAAGGGTAAAAAAGTGGCGGTGCCATTTGTTTCCACTTCACATTTCCACTTGCTTGTGGGTTTGAATCAGGTGTGGAAGGTCGACCCGAAAGAAGTCGAGATCCTGAACTTGAAACCGCCGCAGATCGTTGCTGCCTGGCAGCGGGGCGATATTGATGCGGCTTATGTCTGGCCGCCAGCGCTCTCGGTGATCCAGAAAACTGGAAAGACAATTTCCGACTCCGAAGTCATTGGTGCGGCCAGTGTGCCCACATTCGACGGTCTTGTGGTCGATAAGAAATGGGCAGAACAAAACACCAAATTCATGGAGGCATTTACTAAAGTGCTGGCCCAGTCTTATGCCGATTATAATGCCGACAAGGCAGCTTGGACGGAGGATTCCGCGCCGGTAAAGGGCATTGTAAAGCTTATCGGTGGCGATGGAGCGAGCACAGTTGAGGCACTCGGACTCCTTTCCTTCCCTAATGCGGATGAACAGGCGTCGGACACCTGGCTTGGTGGTGGAGCAGTGCGCGCACTCAATGAAAGCGCTAAGTTCTTGGCAGAACAGAAGCAGATAAGCAAAGCGCTCGACGATTACTCGCCCTTTGTTAATGCTGATTTTGCTAAAACTGCCGCTAAATAG
- a CDS encoding taurine ABC transporter ATP-binding protein, whose protein sequence is METLSVRNIGLTYPGLYSDQAIIALKGVNLTINSGDFVVALGASGCGKTTLLNLMAGFMAPSEGDISLGNHRVNGPSAERGVVFQKHALLPWLNVMENTEFGLKLRGVDKATRRELATKNLALVGLQDFHNHMIYHLSGGMQQRVGIARALTCDPAMLLMDEPMAALDALTRETIQELLLKVWQLTNKMFFFITHSVEEALFLGSRLIVMSPRPGRITHTYDLDFNRRFLEEGNARAIKSSPDFIRMREEVLGIIYGDERASADREVAHA, encoded by the coding sequence ATGGAAACGCTTAGTGTCAGAAATATCGGTCTAACCTACCCGGGGCTTTACTCGGATCAGGCGATAATCGCCCTCAAGGGAGTGAACCTTACTATTAACAGTGGCGACTTTGTCGTGGCACTCGGAGCATCGGGTTGCGGAAAGACAACACTTCTCAATCTCATGGCGGGCTTCATGGCGCCTTCAGAAGGTGACATTTCGCTTGGTAATCATCGCGTCAATGGGCCAAGTGCCGAACGTGGGGTTGTCTTTCAAAAGCATGCGCTTCTGCCTTGGCTCAATGTTATGGAAAATACCGAATTTGGTTTGAAGCTACGCGGCGTCGACAAGGCTACACGTCGGGAGCTGGCCACCAAAAACCTCGCTCTGGTGGGGTTGCAGGATTTCCATAACCACATGATTTACCATCTTTCGGGCGGAATGCAGCAACGCGTGGGAATCGCGCGAGCGCTGACATGCGACCCCGCCATGCTGTTGATGGACGAGCCAATGGCAGCACTTGATGCGCTGACGCGCGAAACTATTCAGGAGCTGTTGCTCAAAGTTTGGCAGCTGACCAATAAGATGTTCTTCTTTATCACGCACAGCGTGGAGGAGGCACTGTTTTTGGGTTCCCGACTGATCGTCATGTCACCGCGTCCGGGCCGCATCACCCATACCTACGATCTTGATTTCAACCGTCGCTTTCTCGAGGAAGGCAACGCTCGCGCTATCAAGTCCAGCCCCGATTTCATCCGTATGCGCGAGGAAGTTCTGGGTATTATTTATGGTGACGAGCGAGCGTCTGCCGATCGGGAGGTGGCACATGCTTGA